Proteins found in one Bacillus subtilis subsp. subtilis str. 168 genomic segment:
- the gmuD gene encoding mannoside-phospho-beta-d-glucosidase (Evidence 1a: Function from experimental evidences in the studied strain; PubMedId: 14652714, 15139916, 18177310; Product type e: enzyme), whose protein sequence is MAHTEQYRFPKDFWWGSSASATQMEGAADRDGKGQNIWDYWFEKEPHRFFDHVGPADTSQFYDNYKEDIRLMKELGHNSFRMSISWSRLIPNGTGEINDKAADFYNNVIDELIANGIEPFVNLFHFDMPMALQKIGGWVNRETVDAYENYARTCFRLFGGRVKKWFTHNEPIVPVEGGYLYDFHYPNKVDFKEAVQVGFHTMLSSARAIQAYREMKQDGKIGIILNLTPSYPRSSHPADVKAGEIADAFFNRSFLDPSVKGEFPKELVDILKHEGFMPDYNAEDLDIIKKNTVDLLGVNYYQPRRVKAKEHLPNPDAPFLPDRYFDPYVMPGRKMNPHRGWEIYEKGVYDILINLKENYGNIECFISENGMGVEGEERFRDEQGIIQDDYRIEFIKEHLKWIHRAIQEGSNVKGYHLWTFMDNWSWTNAYKNRYGFVSVNLEKDGERTVKKSGKWFKEVAEHSGF, encoded by the coding sequence TTGGCACATACAGAACAATATCGTTTTCCAAAGGATTTTTGGTGGGGATCATCCGCTTCAGCAACACAAATGGAGGGTGCCGCCGACAGAGACGGAAAAGGCCAGAATATATGGGATTATTGGTTTGAAAAAGAACCGCATCGTTTTTTTGATCATGTCGGACCCGCAGACACATCCCAATTTTACGACAACTATAAAGAAGATATCAGGCTGATGAAGGAACTTGGCCACAACTCGTTCCGGATGTCGATTTCCTGGTCACGTTTAATACCAAACGGAACGGGCGAGATCAACGATAAAGCCGCAGATTTCTATAACAATGTCATTGATGAGCTGATCGCTAACGGAATTGAACCTTTTGTCAATTTGTTTCATTTCGATATGCCGATGGCGCTTCAAAAAATCGGCGGCTGGGTCAACAGAGAGACGGTTGACGCGTATGAAAACTATGCAAGAACTTGCTTCCGTTTGTTTGGCGGCCGGGTGAAAAAATGGTTCACGCATAATGAACCAATCGTTCCCGTAGAAGGCGGATACCTATATGATTTTCATTATCCAAACAAGGTCGATTTTAAAGAGGCCGTCCAGGTTGGATTTCATACGATGCTATCAAGTGCCCGCGCCATTCAGGCTTACAGGGAGATGAAGCAGGACGGAAAAATCGGCATCATCTTAAATTTGACCCCTTCATACCCGAGAAGCAGCCATCCGGCGGATGTGAAAGCCGGGGAAATCGCAGACGCGTTTTTTAACAGATCTTTTTTAGACCCATCTGTCAAAGGCGAATTTCCCAAAGAGCTGGTTGACATTTTGAAGCATGAAGGCTTTATGCCTGATTACAACGCTGAAGATCTCGACATCATCAAAAAGAACACGGTTGACCTGTTGGGAGTGAATTATTACCAGCCGAGACGTGTGAAAGCGAAAGAACATCTTCCGAATCCCGACGCTCCTTTTTTGCCGGACAGGTATTTTGATCCCTACGTCATGCCGGGCCGCAAAATGAATCCGCATCGCGGCTGGGAGATCTATGAAAAAGGCGTTTATGATATTTTGATCAATTTAAAAGAAAACTACGGCAACATCGAGTGTTTTATCTCTGAAAACGGTATGGGGGTTGAAGGTGAAGAGCGATTCAGGGATGAACAAGGCATCATTCAGGATGATTACCGGATTGAATTTATAAAAGAGCACCTCAAATGGATTCACCGCGCCATACAGGAAGGCTCGAACGTAAAAGGCTATCACTTATGGACGTTCATGGACAACTGGTCTTGGACAAATGCCTATAAAAACCGATACGGATTTGTATCAGTCAATCTTGAGAAAGACGGAGAAAGAACCGTCAAAAAGAGCGGAAAATGGTTCAAAGAGGTTGCTGAGCATAGCGGTTTCTAG